TTACTGCTACTATCTTCACTTTCAGGTGGTTGATATATTGGATATCGTagattttgttgatatttgcTGATCTATTAATGTTGGCTAGGATTGACTCCAAGTTCATCGTAGAaggataaataaaattcttgaatgacgatgaaaattcttttattaaattagttcgGTGCTACATGTTTCGACAATAATTTGTCTTCATCGGGCACGACTAAGAATAGTAAACAAAGAGAGAAAAGAcatgtcaaaaaataataacaattaaaatattatgatACTAAACATAACCAACTTAACTGTTATGATACTAAAAACTactaacaaaacaaatatttaccgTCAAATTGGAAGAATACGTGGTTGAGTTGAAAGGAAAGTCCGGCCAAAGTGCAAAAACCATCAAAACCCACAGCGGTGAATCATTAcggtaaaaacaaaaaacaaagagTGACTTAAATTAAGTAACGGGAAATATGAAAAggaataagtaattaatattgtaGGGTGGTGAAAGgatgattttaaattatagaGTTTAGGTAGAAACAGAAATCTgaaaaataactcgaaaaataaatttgagaaataaaagaaTGAGCAGATGGTGACTTACGTCAAAAGTGGTTTTGGGAACCTCAATGAAAAAACCGGAGAATGTGAAAAGAAACCCCAAAAAAGGGTGAAATGTTCTTCGAGTAACGAGAACTGGAAAagtaaacaaagaaaaaattgataatcaaaaaaattgataattaaaaaagaaaaaagaggcGAAACTTACGGAGAAACACAAAGGTGAATTTGAGTCGGTCTTAACAGTTCACATATTTTCGTTGGACTGAGGGTAAGAAAATGAGACCAAGTTGAGCATGCGTAACAGGTGGAATGTAAGAAAAATGGGGGCGGTGAGagtgaaatattaaaaattatttttaaaaaatattttcaaaaaacattataGTTGAAATAgggaaaaaaagttttacaaaaatgataaaaattgtcTGAATGAATtttgttcaatattttcattcaTAAGGGTCACGTGATTTACAAACTTTCTTAATTAACTTAACATTATCTATGGAAATCTTGTGTTTAGATTCTTCCATGTGTTTGAAAACTGCGGAAGTTTTCTTGGAGGAGTGTTCTTTAAATCTAACCTTAATGTTGCGACCTGTCTGTCCGATGTACATTAAATCACATTCTGGACAATGAATGTTGTAAATACCACTCAGTTCTaaactattaaatttatgtttattattaaataaatgtaacaGAGGTTTGTTATTATTGGAAATGAAGGCTGGAATAATGTTGAATTTATGTAAGTTTCGTGAGAGTTTGTTTTCTAGGGATGGGTGGAAGGGAACAGCGATAAACTTAGGTTTGTTTTTGAAGTGTGGATAgattattctatttaattgCATATTATGaactttattgaaaatgtattGTAAATCTTTAATAGTATACTTATTGTTCAAACCCATTTTGGCAATTCTCCTCACTTCATTAATCAGATTTTCGTCACTGAGTGGAATGTTGTATAAACGGTTgaataaaaatctaaatccAGCATATTTATGTTGTCTACAGTTAAAAGAATCTTTTGGGATCATAATATTAGTGTTGGTAGGTTTAGTGAAAATGTTGAACAAAAGCTTGTTGCAATTAATGTCTCTTTGAATTTGTAAATCGAGGAAGTTAAGTATACCGGAGTCATTTTCACATTCTGTGGTGAATTCTAAATTTGAGATGTTGTTGAAAATAGTTGTAAGTGCATGAAGTTTAGCTGGGttacctttaaaaattatgaaaatatcgTCCATGTATCTGGCGTAGAAGGAGATGTCGCGTGTAAAGAGATTATATTTTTCTGAGAAAagagtattttcaaaatcgttgACAAATATATCGGCTAGGATTCCTGATATAGGTGAACCCATAGGTAACCCATCGTTCATTCTGTAAAATTTctcattaaaagtaaaaaagttttgtttgcAGGTGAATTCgagaattttaagaaaactatTGATTTCCAGGATGTTCAAATTATGTTTGTTATGgttgttaattaaatattttccaatGATATCAATGGTTTGGGTTATGGGGACGTTTGCGTATAAATTCTTTATGTCAAAAGAAAGTAATCTATGGTTTTTatctatattaaaatttttttaaatttatattaattctgtggaattttttattgtatgagtaaagtttttattaaatgtttggtataaaaagttttgaattaGTTTGGCTATACGGTTTGTGGGTGTGTTTAAATTACCAATAATTGGTCTGATATCTTTGTTTGGTTTATGAAGTTTTATAAGACTTTTCAGAATAGGAATAAGGGGGTTCATTTCgaagtaattaaaattgttaatatcaaatttatgaaGGAACATTAAGTTTTCTTTGACAAGTTTtctcaagtttttttttcagattTCTGTTTCTACCTAAACtctataatttaaaatcatcCTTTCACCACCCtacaatattaattacttattccTTTTCATATTTCCCGTTACTTAATTTAAGTcactctttttttttgtttttaccgTAATGATTCACCGCTGTGGGTTTTGATGGTTTTTGCACTTTGGCCGGACTTTCCTTTCAACTCAACCACGTATTCTTCCAATTTGAcggtaaatatttgttttgttagtAGTGTTTAGTATCATAACAGTTAAGTTGGTTATGTTTAGTatcataatattttaattattattattttttgacatgTCTTTTCTCTCTTTGTTTACTATTCTTAGTCGTGCCCGATGAAGACAAATTATTGTCGAAACATGTAGCACcgaactaatttaataaaagaattttcatCGTCATTCAAGAATTTTATTGATCTATTAATGGGCAACACATACAATGGCAAGGTattcaataattttgaaatttcttttctttaataaattagttGCGAATGTCTTCCGCAGTTGTTAAGAGATATAAATTTCTCGCCATCGCCTTTATATGCATATGTTATGACTTTATTTTCGTATGTATCCCGTTCAATActaaacttatttattaaagcTGTCAATGTTCTGTATACGtcattaactttattatacattaactttaatttgcTTGTTATTCATCTTGCATACATGAGTTTGTTGGGCTGTAAGGTTTGTTTTCTGACGgcatttttcttgtatttgtATGCAGTAATTCCTCATTTTGTGCCTATAATAAGCTTACTTGCCTTTTTAATTggttaatttcatttaaagtCTGCTATAGCTGCATTTGCAGATTGTTGATAATAATTCCATTATCTGTTGTCTGTTGTATAGTTAGCATTGTAGGCGTTATAGTAACACCGTTATTCTGGTTAGTTCCCTAATTCGATTACGAATAAACGATTTGTATTGTTGTCGTTAACCGTATCACATACAAAGTGATTGCATAAACTCCGGCTGCTcgacaaatattttaaaaattatttaaatatatctaaaaatactttatgaataaaatacctatttattataaaatacttTGAAATATATTACGAATCTCGaatattgttcaaaacatAATTCTGAACGTCGTTCTGAGAAAATCAATAATATCGTTTTGAATACCAATATTAAAGAAACCATtcgatttaatcaaatttcgaAGATTGAATTCTGCGAAATAAGTGCATAAAGGCAAATACTATTTCCGATGCATCAAAAAACCAGACCTTGATATTGTAAAACCACCAATGCTTTTTTTTTCAGACTTTATGAACGGACTCTACgtataattttatgatttcctTGTAACAAACGATTGATTTAAGTTAACGATAAAAACCAAATTGGGAGGAGGAGGGTGAATAAAGAGttagatttataaatattcccttttaaattaaaagttatacGAAAGTATAGTTTTTCCaaagaaatctttaaaatattgaataccttaaaatgtttattatttaaacaatattataattCTGTATGTTCGTATTTAACACTCTTTCCTAATAATTTATCCCAAAACTCCATATTTTTTCGATCAAACGGTTCGACCTTTGTAATTAATGAATCCGTGGATATATCTAAATAATTCAGTTTATTTCGAGTAACTTTTAACCAACTTACACCCAAATCATTATTTTTCGGTGTAGGTTTCCCATGTTTTGCAAAATTCGTCCAAAGTTTTACcatcttaataatattttggcCTTCAATTGAGTTTTGAGTAAGATCTTTTGgggtaaatttatttttaaataagtaaccAAGTTCTTCAACATGACCCGCGCCCGGCATTTTAGCAATATCTTCGTGCATTTGTTTGAAATAGTTTAATTTAGTATCcgatgaaaatttatataaatataaatctttGTGATCAACTAAAACATGTTCGCTAATTGAAGCGTATACTCcataaattatgaaaatttcggagaataattttgaatatttctcgGTTCCAGCTTTGTATTCGTTgattttgtattgttttttgatACGATTGAAAAGATTTTGTTTTGACTCTTCATCTGTAACGTTTAGTTGATGAGGAATAAAATAGTGTTCGggcatttcttttaattctccGTATATAAGCATATCCTGAGCATAAACAACTAAGACTTCGTTGCTATTAAATCCTAGAATAAAGGGAAGTTTTTGGAATTGTCCTCTGGATAAAATCTTTGCAGGTGATTctgataaaaatatatctcCGCTGTGTAAAGGTTCCACAACCGGGCCAAATAAAGGTATTTTGTGAAGAGGAAGTAACtacaaaatgattaaaatcaaatacataaaacaacaaataaaaatattaccctatccgattttttttcaactttgATAATATCATCAATTGGAATtgattgtaaatattttaaaatttccttttcGTCGTCAaccgaaaaatttaaattctcaGCAAGGTAAATTCCCGTATTTTTTTGAGCTTCATTCCAAATGCAATTAGCACTGCCGCTTTGAGCGATCACTCTGTGTACTAATCCTTTAGAAAGTGGAGATAACATGTGCATATGGACACTTGCTCCTCCAGCACTTTCGCCGAAAAGCGTCACACTTCCAGGATCGCCACCAAACATTTCgatgtttttctgaatccattttAACGCTAAATTTTGATCTTTCAAAGCAGCATTACCGGGGACCCCAATCTctggattttcaaaattaagaaatcCTAAAAcataagttttaattaatattggaAGATTTTGGAATTAAGATTTTACCAAAGAATCCCAACCGATAATTGATTgttattaacacaattttttcagGGAGGAAAAATTCTGGTCCAAACATATCTAATTGTCCACTTCCCACAGTGTATCCACCACCGTGGATAAAAACCATAActggtcttaaatttttggtggcaacctaatatttttcaagattaatttgatttatattgTAAATGAAGCGATTCAAAAGTAAAGtgttaattgaaaaaatttcgtcacaataaacattatttaattcataattaattagttctgttgttttgaaattattttacaatcaCGAGATTCTTATTACAACCTTGAATTGTGAGAGGAGactttttatacagatttggCAGAATTTGGGGCAAAGAAAATTATTCACGACACTATTCAGTACAACACCAATTTAAGAACTGAAGAGGGTAGCACTTGCGACGTTGTCGTTTGCTCTCTGAGtcacattaaaaaaagatatttcaaaGATAATGTCACTTTTAAAGCATTCTCAGAGAAACGATGTGTTGAACtgacttttattaattaaccgGGTCGTCTCTTTTAAGTAGTATTGCGATTTAAAGAAGTATGAAGATCGATAATGTATTTTCTCGTTACGATAAGTATATCTGGGAGAAACCTCTGGACCTAATTAAACGGTTGATGATGAATCAATCAATAAATTGGACGGACAGAACCCTAAGCTACCGATCTGGCTCTGGATAGTTCTAACGAATATCTTGACGACATCGAACCATGAATCTAGCGATTTATTTAGTCTAACTTCATTTAAGAAATTCAAGCAGATCGCAAAACACTTTCTTAATTTTGGGTAACACTGAATTTGCAATTCAAGTTATTCGAGGACTAGTTCCTGATGGTTTCTGATTTCTCGCAATGCTAGAATGCTATTATACCTATAATTTTTGCAGTCTGCATCATTTCAATCGTTTTAGTCATTTTGTACTTCTATAACTGTGATAACAATGTTTTTTGATTACGAGACTGTCAAAAATAGCTGATGATGTTTTTTCTTGTAGCTGCGTTGCACtctaaattcaattttgaaatctGAATTCAATATACGATCTCCTGAAGCATTGGAGCAAAATCATGATGTTCTTTTGCAACTTTAAAACTACCAATAGCCTTTTAAGATTCATTTATGTATATTCTGCACTTTAATTTGCATTTCACATTTTACCAGGTATATATCCTTTATGGTCAATACTTTTAACAAGTTCCGGGAGGAATGCTGGCTATCCATTTCATCTGCAGATGCAgtttcatctttaatttttatattatgaaactatgttttttaataaaatctctGATCCAATCCATACTTGCAGAAAGTTTAATTTCTCTGTTTGAATGAATGCGAGATGAACTGCTTGTTCATCTGAGTGCTGTTTGTTTGGTGGTATTTTCATCTACTGGCATTATTCTTTTCTGTACATATCTTCCATTCATATTAGTATATGATGATGATTTCTCACTTACTATTGCTCCATAATAAACCAACTTCCTAATTGAAGCTCCAGTTCTTTTGATTGATCTTACGACTGATTGGTCATTTTATCTTTGACCTACTGTTTCCGGGAATTCTCTCTTCTGGTATTTTAGTTAGGTATACATACCGGTTCTGCTGTTTCTATTTCACGTACTAACGATACATtttctaaatcattttttatggtTAGGTTGAAATTGAAGTTAATATCCATTATACCAGTTTGTTTAACGTGgtagaaaaaatttcgaattttgttgtacttttactggtttatttataattttgttgtctaactagtttcggcaaaacccatcatcagagacaactacaagaattaacaattttaatcaataagtgaaatttaaatatgtgaattaacaataagttttttataaaaagttttttaaaatacttacagGTCATTGTATCTTACAGGAAattaacatcgaaaatataaagcggtgaacgaattaaaattattactgtcacaaatttacttaaaatacatgtaaaaattcttttataaaactttaaagattTAACTCCGCATGGACATCTTTTGTGGTGGATGTTATAAGATGGTCTGAATTCAGGTTGTTCTTCTTCGTAAGAGAACAATAAATAATGCGCATGTACAAAATATTTGGTGACGTATTTCAATTCTAAACTTAAACTGGaaagtattttgaaaaatcatacaAAGTAAACCATCGAGGTTCAATataattaaatgtaattaaaatgttttttatttttaaaaacatgttataattttatataatatttcaaacat
This genomic stretch from Onthophagus taurus isolate NC chromosome 7, IU_Otau_3.0, whole genome shotgun sequence harbors:
- the LOC111418941 gene encoding esterase FE4-like; the protein is MISKYILSIVLLLPAFVTCNRSPLIEIEQGKIRGVVKKDWKGGRFYSFLKVPYAKPPIGERRFKDPQPAEKWDGILEAEIDMPQCVQLDSNKKIVGQEDCLYMNIHTPNVATKNLRPVMVFIHGGGYTVGSGQLDMFGPEFFLPEKIVLITINYRLGFFGFLNFENPEIGVPGNAALKDQNLALKWIQKNIEMFGGDPGSVTLFGESAGGASVHMHMLSPLSKGLVHRVIAQSGSANCIWNEAQKNTGIYLAENLNFSVDDEKEILKYLQSIPIDDIIKVEKKSDRLLPLHKIPLFGPVVEPLHSGDIFLSESPAKILSRGQFQKLPFILGFNSNEVLVVYAQDMLIYGELKEMPEHYFIPHQLNVTDEESKQNLFNRIKKQYKINEYKAGTEKYSKLFSEIFIIYGVYASISEHVLVDHKDLYLYKFSSDTKLNYFKQMHEDIAKMPGAGHVEELGYLFKNKFTPKDLTQNSIEGQNIIKMVKLWTNFAKHGKPTPKNNDLGVSWLKVTRNKLNYLDISTDSLITKVEPFDRKNMEFWDKLLGKSVKYEHTEL